A DNA window from Candidatus Bodocaedibacter vickermanii contains the following coding sequences:
- the dut gene encoding dUTP diphosphatase, producing the protein MIDTLQRTLTLEIQTLPHSRGVPAYATEHSAGMDLMAAIIGDIILAPMERVLVPTGFIMALPEGYEAQIRPRSGLAYKNGVTVLNAPGTIDADYRGEVKVLLVNLSNEPFTISAGMRIAQMVIAPYTKVSLQQVDSVSETVRGTGGFGSTGA; encoded by the coding sequence ATGATCGATACATTACAACGTACATTAACCCTTGAAATACAAACGTTGCCGCATTCTAGAGGCGTTCCAGCCTATGCCACTGAACACAGTGCAGGAATGGACTTAATGGCAGCAATCATTGGAGATATTATCCTTGCACCGATGGAGCGCGTCTTGGTGCCTACTGGGTTTATTATGGCGTTACCCGAGGGGTATGAAGCGCAAATTCGCCCGCGTTCTGGGTTGGCTTATAAAAACGGAGTCACTGTATTAAATGCTCCTGGTACTATTGATGCGGATTATCGTGGTGAGGTAAAGGTTTTATTGGTGAACTTAAGCAATGAACCATTTACGATTAGTGCGGGAATGCGGATTGCTCAGATGGTGATAGCGCCTTATACAAAAGTGTCATTACAACAGGTTGATTCTGTTTCTGAAACGGTGCGTGGTACTGGAGGCTTTGGATCCACGGGGGCATAA
- the ubiE gene encoding bifunctional demethylmenaquinone methyltransferase/2-methoxy-6-polyprenyl-1,4-benzoquinol methylase UbiE: MIDQFSEHTNRVKSIFNRVASKYDLMNDLMSFGLHRVWKRQFVQRLSVKPDAHYVDVAAGTGDITRLIHKKIMGHGLTPCITAVDPNEAMMGQGKAKLIDKGIIAGVNWVQASAEELPFDDNSVDALTISFGLRNVTDREKALREFHRVLKPGGQFLCLEFSEVQHKHINAAYTFYSQNVIPKLGNYIVEKQEDPPYEYLVDSIQRFPNQPTLKDMIESAGFKTVNFTNLTDGIVAIHEGWK; encoded by the coding sequence ATGATAGATCAATTTTCTGAACACACTAATCGCGTGAAGAGCATATTTAATCGTGTTGCGAGTAAATATGATTTGATGAATGACCTGATGAGCTTTGGGTTACACCGGGTTTGGAAACGTCAATTTGTTCAACGATTGTCCGTTAAGCCCGATGCACATTATGTGGATGTGGCCGCTGGAACTGGCGATATTACCCGATTAATTCATAAAAAAATCATGGGTCATGGGTTGACACCCTGTATTACTGCTGTTGATCCTAATGAAGCGATGATGGGGCAGGGCAAAGCCAAGTTGATTGATAAAGGTATCATTGCTGGTGTGAACTGGGTGCAGGCATCCGCAGAAGAATTGCCATTTGATGATAACAGCGTGGATGCACTCACGATTTCATTTGGATTGCGAAACGTGACAGATCGAGAAAAAGCATTGCGTGAGTTTCATCGAGTCTTAAAACCTGGTGGGCAGTTCTTGTGTTTAGAGTTTAGCGAGGTGCAGCACAAACACATAAATGCAGCATATACGTTCTATAGTCAGAATGTAATTCCTAAACTGGGGAATTATATCGTTGAAAAACAAGAAGATCCGCCCTATGAATATCTTGTGGATAGTATTCAGCGCTTTCCGAATCAACCAACATTGAAAGATATGATAGAATCTGCAGGATTCAAAACAGTTAACTTTACAAATTTAACCGATGGCATTGTCGCCATACATGAAGGATGGAAATAA
- a CDS encoding enoyl-CoA hydratase/isomerase family protein — protein sequence MIIITHVQDAIGRIQLNSPTTLNALNLEMGKQISTILHTWESNPHIKVVIIESLVEKAFSVGIDIKEFATNNTTHYRRNFLDIWTSITTFSKPIIMSINGYAFGGGLELALMGDILIASDSAVFAQPELSVGTIPGMGATQRLPRRIGRYRANDMILTGRRIDAHTACSWGLVSQVVPQDRLHQTVTDTANRIAAKSLPTLIKAKTALQLADEQPLTQGLAYEQDLFLSTFDLDDQQEGFQAFLQKRPPVFKDR from the coding sequence ATGATCATTATTACACACGTTCAAGATGCAATAGGTCGCATTCAGTTAAATTCACCCACCACATTAAATGCTCTTAATCTAGAGATGGGAAAACAAATATCGACTATCCTTCATACGTGGGAATCAAATCCTCACATCAAAGTCGTTATTATCGAAAGCCTTGTTGAAAAAGCATTTTCTGTCGGCATTGATATAAAAGAGTTCGCAACAAACAATACCACACACTATCGCCGGAACTTCTTAGACATATGGACTAGCATCACCACATTTTCAAAACCAATCATTATGTCAATCAATGGATATGCGTTTGGTGGAGGTTTAGAACTTGCTTTAATGGGGGATATCTTGATCGCTTCGGATTCCGCTGTGTTTGCACAACCCGAACTGAGCGTGGGAACCATTCCAGGGATGGGAGCCACTCAACGATTACCACGCCGTATTGGTAGATATCGCGCAAACGATATGATCCTAACGGGTCGCAGAATTGATGCACACACTGCATGCAGTTGGGGGCTGGTCTCTCAAGTCGTACCACAAGATCGTTTACATCAAACTGTCACAGATACCGCCAATCGTATTGCAGCAAAATCGCTTCCCACATTAATCAAAGCCAAAACAGCCTTGCAATTAGCGGATGAACAGCCTTTAACCCAAGGACTGGCTTACGAACAAGATTTATTCTTAAGTACATTTGATCTAGACGATCAACAGGAAGGCTTTCAAGCATTCTTGCAAAAGCGCCCCCCTGTCTTTAAAGATCGTTAG
- a CDS encoding HU family DNA-binding protein, translated as MNTTDLIDAIAKQTGMTKVDSKNVLHGIFDTISQTLKSGDEVRVSGFGTFVGKKQEARQGRNPQTGAAISIPASIQAKFRPAKELKETLNGK; from the coding sequence ATGAACACAACTGATTTAATCGACGCGATCGCAAAGCAAACTGGAATGACAAAAGTTGATTCCAAGAATGTATTGCATGGAATTTTTGATACAATTAGCCAAACTTTAAAAAGTGGTGATGAAGTTCGCGTAAGCGGATTCGGCACATTTGTTGGTAAAAAGCAAGAGGCTCGTCAAGGTCGCAACCCACAAACAGGTGCGGCAATTAGCATCCCTGCATCTATCCAAGCAAAATTCCGCCCAGCAAAGGAATTAAAAGAAACATTAAACGGCAAATAA
- the infC gene encoding translation initiation factor IF-3: protein MSSPFDNIRINEKIQAPSVRFIDANGEMIGVMSPKEALKAAYDAGVDLVEISPNADPPVCKALDFGKYKFELQKKKVEEKKKQKIVLIKEIKLKPRIGENDYQVKLKAAIKFLEDGDKVKMNMRFRGREVSHSEFGMNLVLRFIGDLAPYGEPNSTYPRLENMQINLTFSSLKK from the coding sequence ATGAGCTCTCCATTTGATAATATTCGGATTAATGAAAAGATTCAGGCTCCGAGTGTTCGATTTATTGATGCCAATGGCGAAATGATTGGCGTAATGTCCCCAAAAGAAGCGTTAAAAGCAGCGTATGATGCGGGGGTAGATTTAGTAGAGATTTCTCCCAATGCAGATCCACCTGTATGTAAAGCTTTGGATTTTGGGAAATACAAATTTGAACTTCAAAAGAAAAAAGTTGAAGAAAAGAAAAAGCAAAAGATTGTTTTAATTAAAGAGATAAAATTAAAACCACGTATCGGTGAAAACGATTACCAAGTTAAGTTGAAAGCGGCCATCAAGTTTTTAGAAGATGGCGATAAAGTTAAGATGAACATGCGATTTCGTGGTCGTGAAGTATCTCACAGTGAGTTTGGTATGAATTTGGTGTTACGATTCATTGGGGACTTAGCCCCTTATGGTGAGCCTAATTCCACATATCCTAGACTGGAAAACATGCAGATTAATCTGACGTTTTCTTCACTGAAGAAGTAA
- the thrS gene encoding threonine--tRNA ligase, whose product MQIEFPDGRVQQIEAGITGSDIAKGISPSLEKKAVAISLNGELKDLNVPLTTGGKFRIITKDDPEGLEILRHDTAHVLAETIKELYPDAQITIGPVIENGFFYDIYRDKPFTTDDFDGIEQRMREIVDRNEPIQREEWDRDEAIKYFESIGETFKAEIIRDIPAGQIISLYRQGKFLDLCRGPHLPSTGRLGKAFKLMKLAGAYWRGDSKNPMLQRIYGTAWASEEQLKQHLHMLEEAEKRDHRKLGREMDLFHMQDEAPGSVFWHPKGWTIYRELQNYIRRRISKVGYVEVNTPIMVDRILWEASGHWEKFHENMFISETEDKLFALKPMNCPCHVQIFRQGIKSYRDLPLRMAEFGCCHRNEPSGALHGLMRVRSFVQDDAHIFCQEDDITSETKAFCELLMSVYKDFGFTDVRIKFSDRPAKRAGTDATWDKAEGALMDAVKASGLEYTLNPGEGAFYGPKLEFVLRDAIGRDWQCGTLQVDFVLPERLDANYIGSDGEKHRPVMLHRAILGSIERFFGILIENYAGKLPLWLAPTQVVIATVVDSANEYAENICNQLKEAGLRVGTDLRNEKISYKVRDLSVQKIQYIAVVGAKEAEEQTISLRQLGSQDQTVMTLKEFVAMMKENAAPPA is encoded by the coding sequence ATGCAGATAGAGTTTCCCGATGGGCGTGTACAGCAAATAGAAGCTGGAATCACAGGTTCAGATATAGCGAAAGGCATTAGTCCATCGCTTGAAAAAAAGGCAGTCGCCATTTCATTGAATGGTGAATTAAAAGATTTGAATGTGCCTTTAACCACGGGTGGGAAATTTCGCATTATTACAAAAGATGATCCGGAAGGGTTAGAAATCTTGCGTCATGATACGGCACACGTATTGGCGGAGACGATTAAAGAGTTGTATCCGGATGCTCAAATTACAATTGGTCCAGTGATTGAGAATGGTTTCTTTTATGATATCTATCGAGATAAGCCATTTACGACGGATGATTTTGACGGCATTGAGCAGCGTATGCGTGAGATCGTTGATCGCAATGAACCTATTCAACGTGAGGAATGGGATCGTGATGAGGCGATTAAATACTTTGAATCCATTGGCGAAACATTTAAAGCTGAAATCATTCGTGATATTCCAGCGGGACAAATCATTTCGTTATATCGTCAAGGGAAATTCTTGGATTTATGTCGAGGGCCTCATTTGCCATCAACTGGGCGATTAGGTAAAGCTTTTAAATTAATGAAATTAGCGGGTGCCTATTGGCGTGGTGATTCCAAAAACCCAATGTTACAGCGTATATATGGAACAGCCTGGGCAAGTGAAGAGCAGCTAAAACAACATTTACATATGTTGGAAGAAGCTGAAAAGCGTGATCATCGCAAACTGGGGCGTGAGATGGATTTGTTCCATATGCAAGACGAAGCACCCGGTAGCGTATTCTGGCATCCAAAAGGGTGGACGATTTACCGCGAGTTGCAGAACTATATTCGCAGACGCATTTCCAAAGTTGGGTATGTCGAAGTGAACACACCGATTATGGTGGATCGTATTTTGTGGGAAGCGTCGGGTCACTGGGAAAAATTCCATGAGAACATGTTTATTTCTGAAACTGAAGATAAGCTGTTTGCGTTAAAGCCCATGAACTGCCCATGCCATGTGCAGATTTTCCGTCAAGGGATTAAGAGTTATCGTGACTTGCCGTTGCGTATGGCGGAATTTGGGTGTTGTCATCGGAATGAACCGTCGGGCGCATTGCATGGATTGATGCGCGTTCGTTCATTTGTTCAGGATGATGCGCATATTTTCTGTCAGGAAGATGATATTACGTCTGAAACAAAAGCGTTTTGTGAACTGTTGATGAGTGTCTACAAAGACTTTGGATTTACCGATGTGCGGATTAAGTTCTCGGATCGTCCTGCAAAGCGAGCTGGAACTGACGCAACGTGGGATAAAGCCGAGGGCGCGTTGATGGACGCCGTAAAAGCATCCGGGCTTGAATATACGCTAAACCCTGGCGAGGGTGCATTTTACGGTCCTAAATTAGAGTTCGTACTGCGAGATGCTATTGGTCGTGATTGGCAGTGTGGAACGTTACAGGTAGACTTTGTATTACCCGAACGATTGGATGCAAACTATATTGGTTCGGATGGTGAAAAGCATCGCCCCGTGATGTTACATAGAGCTATTCTGGGGTCGATTGAGCGATTCTTTGGTATATTAATTGAAAACTATGCAGGCAAATTGCCGTTATGGTTGGCGCCAACTCAAGTTGTGATTGCAACGGTTGTTGATAGTGCTAACGAGTATGCGGAAAATATTTGCAATCAATTAAAAGAAGCGGGATTGCGTGTCGGTACAGATTTACGGAATGAAAAGATTAGTTACAAAGTACGTGATTTAAGCGTGCAAAAGATTCAGTATATTGCTGTTGTTGGTGCCAAAGAGGCTGAAGAACAAACAATTTCTTTGCGTCAATTGGGGTCACAAGATCAAACAGTAATGACTTTGAAAGAATTTGTTGCTATGATGAAGGAAAATGCAGCTCCACCTGCTTAA
- a CDS encoding transposase: protein MTEVLMGGKKVKGRKRHIVTDTQGHLLHVKVHAANIHDTVAGGEVFKAALEKHPTLKGVCADAGYRKTMKEFVRNVLKKTISISERITPGWAVLAKRWVVERTFAWLNHYRRLSKDYEIKTNSAETLIMIAHSMTLLKRLCYV from the coding sequence ATGACCGAGGTATTGATGGGGGGAAAAAAGGTTAAAGGGCGAAAGCGTCATATCGTCACCGATACCCAGGGTCATCTGCTACATGTTAAGGTGCATGCTGCCAATATCCATGATACGGTTGCTGGAGGAGAAGTGTTTAAAGCGGCTCTTGAAAAACATCCTACTCTCAAAGGGGTATGTGCTGATGCTGGGTATCGCAAAACCATGAAAGAGTTTGTTAGAAACGTACTGAAGAAGACAATATCAATCTCTGAACGTATTACCCCAGGTTGGGCTGTATTAGCCAAACGTTGGGTCGTTGAGCGCACCTTTGCCTGGTTAAATCATTATAGACGTTTGTCCAAAGACTATGAAATTAAGACCAACTCTGCTGAAACCCTTATTATGATTGCTCATTCTATGACCCTTCTTAAACGATTGTGCTATGTGTGA
- a CDS encoding transposase, which produces MRYPSDISDEQWALVKEHFDTGNYGKSRKYSQQSLVNAVFYIVKTGCQWRQLPKDFPNYKTVFSFYKRARERGSWEKMMQALVEKSRLSQGRSAPPSYSLIDSQSVKTTSNADDRGIDGGKKG; this is translated from the coding sequence ATGAGATATCCAAGCGATATAAGCGACGAGCAATGGGCGTTAGTTAAGGAACATTTTGATACAGGGAATTATGGAAAGAGTCGAAAGTACAGTCAACAAAGCCTCGTCAATGCTGTATTTTATATCGTAAAGACCGGATGTCAATGGAGACAGTTGCCCAAAGATTTTCCTAATTACAAGACGGTGTTTAGCTTTTACAAACGCGCAAGAGAGCGTGGAAGCTGGGAAAAGATGATGCAGGCTCTGGTTGAAAAGAGCCGCCTAAGTCAGGGACGAAGTGCACCACCAAGTTATAGTTTGATCGATTCTCAAAGTGTTAAAACTACAAGCAATGCTGATGACCGAGGTATTGATGGGGGGAAAAAAGGTTAA
- the dnaJ gene encoding molecular chaperone DnaJ, with protein MAAKKDYYELMGVAKNVTPEDLKKAYRKLAMKYHPDRNQGDKDAESKFKEISEAYEVLSDEQKRAAYDQYGHGAFDGGMGGGSRNGGGFSDFSDIFEEVFGRGFGGTGGQRGGGRGAHSQGQPGSDLRYDVAITLEQAHQGLSENVSLRKSEKCGECHGSGAAKGTKSASCDQCHGSGTMRFQQGFFTLERTCTKCGGAGQTIKDPCRPCGGAGRVQKQKTISITIPAGVEDGTRLRVAGEGEAGMRGGHAGDLYIFISVKPHELFIRHGDDIHCQVPIPMTTAVLGGEVEIPTIDGTKAKVTIPAGAQPGEKFRLKSKGMNVMRTTRRGDMIVHAMVEIPVNLNAEQRKLMEEFKASDKGKSNDHHPKTKSFFDKVKGFWDNIKK; from the coding sequence ATGGCTGCAAAGAAAGATTATTATGAGTTGATGGGCGTTGCCAAAAACGTTACACCTGAAGACTTGAAAAAGGCGTATCGCAAGTTGGCGATGAAATACCACCCCGACCGCAATCAGGGCGACAAAGACGCTGAGTCTAAATTCAAAGAAATTAGCGAAGCCTACGAGGTGTTAAGCGACGAGCAAAAGCGTGCAGCTTATGATCAATATGGTCATGGTGCCTTTGACGGTGGCATGGGCGGCGGTTCCCGAAATGGTGGCGGATTCTCTGACTTTTCAGACATTTTTGAAGAAGTATTCGGCAGAGGATTCGGCGGCACAGGCGGACAACGTGGCGGCGGTCGAGGCGCTCATTCCCAAGGACAACCTGGATCTGATTTGCGCTATGACGTTGCGATAACATTAGAACAAGCTCATCAAGGACTATCTGAAAATGTATCCTTGCGCAAAAGCGAAAAGTGCGGTGAATGCCATGGTTCTGGTGCTGCAAAAGGCACAAAATCGGCCTCATGTGACCAATGTCATGGTTCGGGCACGATGCGATTCCAACAAGGATTCTTTACCCTGGAACGCACCTGTACAAAGTGCGGTGGCGCAGGTCAAACGATTAAAGATCCGTGCAGACCGTGTGGTGGTGCTGGACGTGTTCAGAAGCAAAAAACAATTTCAATTACCATTCCTGCCGGCGTTGAAGATGGTACGCGGTTACGTGTTGCCGGTGAAGGTGAAGCCGGAATGCGCGGTGGTCATGCAGGTGATTTGTACATCTTTATTTCAGTAAAGCCCCATGAATTATTTATTCGACATGGTGACGATATTCATTGTCAAGTGCCGATTCCCATGACAACAGCGGTGTTAGGCGGTGAAGTCGAAATTCCAACAATCGATGGAACCAAAGCAAAAGTTACCATTCCAGCGGGTGCTCAACCGGGTGAGAAATTCAGGCTGAAATCCAAGGGAATGAACGTCATGCGTACCACACGGCGGGGCGATATGATTGTGCATGCAATGGTTGAAATCCCCGTGAATTTAAACGCAGAGCAGCGAAAGTTGATGGAAGAGTTTAAGGCGTCAGACAAAGGCAAATCCAATGATCATCATCCAAAAACGAAAAGCTTTTTCGATAAGGTTAAAGGATTTTGGGACAATATAAAGAAGTAA